From one Orcinus orca chromosome 10, mOrcOrc1.1, whole genome shotgun sequence genomic stretch:
- the LOC125965632 gene encoding LOW QUALITY PROTEIN: basic proline-rich protein-like (The sequence of the model RefSeq protein was modified relative to this genomic sequence to represent the inferred CDS: deleted 2 bases in 1 codon), with the protein MRQCGESPGPGGSSSKEVGVGTRKLKAELADEYQACHYEPAKGVKPVPPPPAPPPPSPPPPPPPAPPPPLAPPPSAPPPPTPPPHPPHPAPRHVLLLLPRPPTALLLLLPPPSAPPPPSPPPPPAPSPPLPSPPAPAPAPPPPPTPAPPPPAPQPAPPPPAPTPPRPDPRPPPAPPPPRSSSPRHLPTLLLLPPPPAPPPPAPTPRSSSPRPHPPLLLLPPAPPHPAPPPPPTPQTPPPPTAPTPPPSPTPAPAPPHPPAPQPPPPPPTPHPQPPPPPPPAPPPPPPTPAPPPPPPPTPPPPQPPPPPPTPPSPRPPAPPNPAPPPSTPPPPPGPHPCSSSSPRPPPSAPPPPTRPPNPTPPPPPTSPPPPPLPAAPHPAPPPPHPPPPCPPPPTPPPPPTPTPRYPAPPPPAPPPPPAPPPPLLQLPPRPPPPTPPPPPTPPPPLLFPPAPSPASPPPPPPTPPPPSPAPPP; encoded by the exons ATGAGGCAGTGTGGAGAGAGCCCTGGTCCTGGGGGCTCTTCTTCCAAGGAG GTGGGTGTGGGCACCAGGAAGCTCAAGGCTGAGTTAGCTGATGAATATCAGGCCTGCCATTATGAACCTGCTAAGGGTGTGAAA CCCGTGCCCCCACCTCccgctcctcctcctccctctcctcctccacccccaccccctgctcctcctcctccccttgcccCCCCACCCTCCgctcctccacctcccaccccacccccccatcctcctcaccccgccccccgccacgTGCTCCTCCTACTCCCCCGGCCCCCCACTgccctgctcctcctcctccccccaccctccgcccctcctcctccctctccacccccaccccccgctccttctcctcccctt ccctcaccccccgcccccgctcccgctcctcctcctccccccactcccgctcctcctccccccgccccccaacccgctcctcctccccccgcccccacccccccacgccCTGACCCACGTCCTCCCCCTGCGCCCCCACCCCCACGCTCCTCCTCCCCCCGCCACCTACCCacgctcctcctcctccccccgccccccgctcctcctccccccgcccccaccccccgctcctcctccccccgcccccaccccccgctcctcctcctccccccagcccccccacatcccgctcctcctcctcctcccaccccccaaacccctcctcctcccaccgcccccactcctcctccttcccccactcccgCTCCCGCTCCTCCtcatccccctgccccccaaccccctcctcctccccccaccccccacccccaaccccctcctcctcctc CCcccgctcctcctcctcctccccccacccccgctcctcctcctcccccgcccccca ccccgcccccaccccaaccccctcctcctccccccacccctc cctccccccgccctcccGCTCCTCCTAATCCCGCCCCCCCACCCTccactcctcctcctccccccggcccccacccctgctcctcctcctccccccgccccccaccctcagctcctccacctcccacccggccccccaaccccactcctcctcctcctcccaccagccccccaccccccccgctACCCGCAGCCCCGCACCCCGCTCCTCCTCCCCCGCACCC ccccccaccctgccccccaccccccactcctcctcctcccccaacccccaccccc cgctaccccgcccccccaccccccgctcctcctcctccccccgcacccccacccccgctcctccaactcccaccccgccccccaccccccactcctcctcctccccccacccccccacctccactcctcttcccccccgccccgtcccctgcttctcctcctcccccaccccccac ccccccgcccccatcccccgctcctcctccc